Below is a window of Paramagnetospirillum magneticum AMB-1 DNA.
GAGATGAAGACGCTGCAGAACACCATCGAAGGCCTGCTGCGTCAGTACAACGACCAGGAAGACAATAAAATGCGCTCCCTGGTTAAAATCTACGAAAATATGAAGCCCAAGGAAGCGGCGAAGATTTTCGAGCAGCTGGATATGAATATCCTGCTGGAAGTGGTCGAGCGCATGAAGGAACAACGTGTTGCTCCGATCATGGCTGAAATGGACCCGTCCAAGGCCAAGGCAGTTACTGCCGAATTGGCACAAAGACGCCAGATACCGATGCCAAGGGCGGCCTCGGGCGGGTGATTGTCGGGGGATTGCATAAAAAATGACTTGCGCAAGTGCGGTCCCCCATCTTAACTAGGAAAATTCGTGGGTTACCGGTTTGTTCGGTTGCTGGCGGCTAGTGTCTCGAAGGAGCGGATGGATGGCTGTCGATAAGAATATGAATGTCCTCATCGTTGATGATTATAAGACGATGTTGCGAATCATCAGAAACCTGCTGAAGCAGCTGGGTTTCAACAACGTCGATGAGGCGACCGATGGCGCCATGGCGCTGCAGATGCTTCGCGTGGGCAATTACGGTCTGGTCATTTCCGACTGGAACATGGAGCCCATGACCGGCCTGCAGTTGCTGCGTGAAGTGCGCGCCGACGCCAAGCTGAAGCCGGTTCCCTTCATCATGGTGACGGCCGAGTCCAAGTCGGAAAACGTCATCGCGGCCAAGGAAGCCGGCGTGTCCAACTACATCGTCAAGCCCTTCAACGCCGAAACGTTGAAGACCAAGATGACGAGCGTGTTGGGCGATTTCTAACGACCTTTGGGGGGTCTATCTGTCATGTCGGCGAAAGGCGTTGACCGCGATCTAGAGCTTCGCTTGGACGCCATTCGTGCCGAGCATGGCGAGACCATTCAGGTCGATAAAATCGGGGAAGTGGTTCGGGCCATGCTCGAAACCATGACGGGGGATATCGGTGCCGGGGATTTGCGGCTCTATCGCGAGTTGGAATCCCTGGCCCAATACATCCATGCCGCCAAGGAAGAGATCGCCGCGCTTCGGCCCGGCGAAATCACCAATGAGTTCATCGCCTCGGCGACCGACGAG
It encodes the following:
- a CDS encoding response regulator, giving the protein MAVDKNMNVLIVDDYKTMLRIIRNLLKQLGFNNVDEATDGAMALQMLRVGNYGLVISDWNMEPMTGLQLLREVRADAKLKPVPFIMVTAESKSENVIAAKEAGVSNYIVKPFNAETLKTKMTSVLGDF